In Leishmania donovani BPK282A1 complete genome, chromosome 28, one DNA window encodes the following:
- a CDS encoding protein transport protein Sec13, putative, whose amino-acid sequence MSDTLLDTGHTAAVTDIAADANGRHLATASSDGTVHVYESVTSSSKEASQYKGGPQPTTWSPVAVLQCSSEEQAATVTCVAWAPPALYTAALVTCTELANEVALWCDVGNDAQYRKIYVYTLAAPGWCVAWAPHEYGKLFAVGCADGAVVVFTGGPDGTWDIHSFESHPHGCCGLSFAPFFPPGALLMAPLEKDVGNVPGNAPPIPLAPPRMITCGGGRFVKLWTHSFAPLPGEEGSGAPLGSVWTSIELEAAEATSAPAWREVCWAPNLGLPFTYIAAGSEDGLVAVWVQDGPASNPWQCRLLPPPHGTPGENVTKLSWSLVGTFLLVSYADGTVAMWKETSNHGAWRVVSELENPTL is encoded by the coding sequence ATGAGTGACACACTACTGGACACAGGCCACACTGCGGCCGTGACCGACATTGCAGCGGATGCGAATGGACGGCAtctggcgacggcgagtaGTGATGGCACAGTGCACGTTTATGAGTCTGTCACTTCCTCCTCCAAGGAAGCGTCGCAGTACAAGGGTGGGCCACAGCCCACGACGTGGAGCCCCGTCGCGGTGCTCCAGTGTAGCAGCGAGGAACaagcggcgacggtgacgtgCGTGGCATGGGCCCCTCCCGCCTTATACACGGCCGCCCTCGTTACGTGCACTGAGTTGGCCAATGAGGTGGCTCTCTGGTGTGACGTGGGCAACGACGCACAGTATCGCAAAATCTACGTCTACACCTTGGCCGCACCGGGCTGGTGTGTTGCATGGGCCCCGCACGAGTACGGGAAGCTGTTTGCCGTCGGCTGCGCGGATGGGGCGGTGGTCGTCTTCACCGGCGGCCCAGACGGCACGTGGGACATCCACTCCTTCGAGAGCCATCCGCACGGTTGCTGCGGCCTCTCGTTCGCTCCGTTTTTTCCGCCGGGAGCACTGCTCATGGCGCCTCTGGAGAAGGACGTTGGCAATGTTCCGGGCAATGCGCCGCCGATACCGCTCGCACCACCCCGTATGATCACATGCGGTGGTGGCCGGTTCGTGAAGCTCTGGACGCACTCGTTTGCGCCTCTGCccggcgaagaaggcagcggcgcgccgctggggTCTGTGTGGACGTCCAtagagctggaggcggccgaggcgaCGAGCGCCCCAGCGTGGCGGGAGGTGTGCTGGGCTCCGAATCTGGGTCTGCCGTTTACGTACATCGCGGCCGGTTCAGAGGACGGACTGGTAGCAGTCTGGGTGCAGGATGGACCCGCCTCGAACCCATGGCAGTGCCGCCTTCTGCCCCCGCCCCACGGCACTCCAGGCGAGAATGTGACGAAACTCTCGTGGTCTTTGGTAGGTACGTTCCTCTTGGTGTCCTACGCTGATGGCACGGTGGCGATGTGGAAGGAGACGAGCAATCATGGGGCGTGGCGCGTGGTGAGTGAGTTGGAGAATCCAACCCTGTGA